The nucleotide sequence TATGCCGCGCTCCTGGGCGCCTCGAACGCCAGCGACCCCGACGGCGACCCGCTGAGCTTCCGCATCGAGGGGGTGACGAGCGGCACGCTGCTCAAAGGCGGGGCGCCGGTCACCCCGGGCGTCACGCTGCTGGCGGCCGGCGAGAGCCTGCTCTGGCTCCCCGCCGCGGACGCCAACGGCACGTTCGCCGCCTTCACCGCCCGGGCGTGGGACGGCCAGGCCGCCTCGGCCACGCCCGTCCAGGTGAGCATCGAAGTGGCCCCCGTCAACGACGCTCCGACCGCGAACGCCCAGAGCGCAAGCACAGCGGAGGACACGGCGCTGGCCATCACACTGACGGGCAGCGATGGCGACCCCGAGGTGAGCCAGACTCTCACCTTCGCCATCGTGACCGGCCCGAGCCACGGGAGCCTGAGCGGCTTCAACCCCGCCACGGGCGCGGTCACGTACACCCCGGCCCCCGACTACCACGGCCCCGACAGCTTCACGTTCACGGTGACCGACGACGGCCTGGCCGGCAGCCCAGCGTCGCTCGTCAGTGCGCCGGCGACCGTGACGATCACCGTCACGCCCGTCAACGACGCTCCGGCCTTCGGGCCGTCCGTGCCTGCCGGCATCACAGTGCTGCTTGTCGGCCAGGCGTTCAGCTTCACCTTCAGTGCGTCCGACAGCGACCTGGATTCACTGAGCTACACGCTCGTCTCCGGCCCCTCGTGGCTAAGCATGGATGCCGCGACAGGCGTGCTTTCGGGCACGCCCAACCGCCGCGCTCACCTGGCCACCGACACAGTGATCGTGCGGGTGGACGACGGGCTCGGCGGGAAGGATGAGCACGCCTTCCAGCTCACCGTGCAGGGCCAGGTGATTGTGCTCGGCTCCGCCCTTCCCGTGCCGGTCACGAAGGCCACGTTCACCGACGCATCGGGCGATCTCGTGAGCGTGGGTGCAAAGGGCCTCGGCACATTCTACCTCGTGCGCGGCGTGGCGCCGGACGCGGGCGGCGCTTACAGCAACGGCACGCCCGGCGACCTGGTGACCATCGAGGCGGAGGGCACCAACTCCAAGTCGGCCGTCACCTTCAAAGTGTCCTCGCCCGTGAAGGCGCCGCTGCCGGTCACCTCGGTCGGCGACATTGTGGTGGCCGGCTCGCTGGGCACCTTCGGCGGCGCGCAGGTGAGCCTGTTGGGCGGCCTCTCGGCCACGGGCAGCGTGGCCAAGCTCACGCTCGGCGACGTGACGGCGTCGCGCGGCCTCACGATGGGGACCGACCCGCTGATCGCATCGGCCAGCGTCGCGTTCGGCCGTGTGCAGGACACCCGCTTCACGTCGGGTACCCCCCTCAAGTCGCTCGCGCTGAGCGAGTGGCTGGACACGGACGCAACGCCAGACGCCCTGATCGCCCCGTGGGTTTCCAGCCTCGCCACGAAGCGCAGCAAGATCGCAGGCGGCCCCATGGGGGACTTCCAGGCGAGTGTGACCCTCAGCGGCGCAGGCGCGACAAAAGGCACCCTGGGCAAAGTATCTATCGCCGGTTCCATGCGCGGCGGCACGTGGGACATCGCGGGTGCCGCAGGCTCCCTGGCCGTCGGCGGAAGCTTCACCAATTGCACGTTCCGGGCCACCGCCCTCAAGTCGCTCACCGTCGCCGGAACCATCCGCGAAGACGCCTCGGACGGCGATACGGACGTGATCCACGTGCTGACTGGCGTCTTCTCGGCAGGCGACCTCACCTGGCGAGGCTCCATCCCGCCTGAGCACTGGTTCGGCGGCCTGCGAGCGTTTGTCGGGTAGGCGAACGGAGCAGCCACTGCTCCGGGGGCGGCACGCTCCGTGGGGGTGCGCTCCTGTTCGGATGCCCGCCTTGGCTCGGGCTGCCCTCGCCGTGCCCC is from Planctomycetota bacterium and encodes:
- a CDS encoding Ig-like domain-containing protein, which encodes YAALLGASNASDPDGDPLSFRIEGVTSGTLLKGGAPVTPGVTLLAAGESLLWLPAADANGTFAAFTARAWDGQAASATPVQVSIEVAPVNDAPTANAQSASTAEDTALAITLTGSDGDPEVSQTLTFAIVTGPSHGSLSGFNPATGAVTYTPAPDYHGPDSFTFTVTDDGLAGSPASLVSAPATVTITVTPVNDAPAFGPSVPAGITVLLVGQAFSFTFSASDSDLDSLSYTLVSGPSWLSMDAATGVLSGTPNRRAHLATDTVIVRVDDGLGGKDEHAFQLTVQGQVIVLGSALPVPVTKATFTDASGDLVSVGAKGLGTFYLVRGVAPDAGGAYSNGTPGDLVTIEAEGTNSKSAVTFKVSSPVKAPLPVTSVGDIVVAGSLGTFGGAQVSLLGGLSATGSVAKLTLGDVTASRGLTMGTDPLIASASVAFGRVQDTRFTSGTPLKSLALSEWLDTDATPDALIAPWVSSLATKRSKIAGGPMGDFQASVTLSGAGATKGTLGKVSIAGSMRGGTWDIAGAAGSLAVGGSFTNCTFRATALKSLTVAGTIREDASDGDTDVIHVLTGVFSAGDLTWRGSIPPEHWFGGLRAFVG